From Pseudoalteromonas piratica:
ATTAATCGCTGTTGCGCGTACATCAAGTGCACCACGGAAAATAAACGGGAAACACAACACATTGTTTACCTGGTTTGGGTAATCTGAACGACCTGTTGCCATAATTAAATCATTGCGCGCTGCATTCGCTACTTCTGGCTTAATTTCAGGATCAGGGTTAGAGCATGCAAATACCACTGGCTTATCTGCCATTAACTTTAGATCTTCTGGAGCTAACAAGTCAGGGCCAGAAACACCTACAAATACATCCGCTTCTTCAATTACATCCTGTAATGTACGTTTATCCGTATTGTTGGCAAACAGCATCTTGTATTCATTTAAGTCGTCACGACGTGTATGAATAACCCCTTTTCTATCGAGCATATAAATGTGCTCACGTTGTGCGCCACATTTAATTAGTAGCTCCATACAAGCAATTGCCGCAGCACCAGCACCTAAACACACAATAAGTGCATCTTTAAGCTTTTTACCTTGAATCTCTAACGCATTTAACATACCTGCCGCAGTAACAATCGCAGTACCATGCTGATCATCATGGAACACAGGAACGCTACAACGTTCTATTAGGGCTTTTTCAATTTCGAAGCATTCTGGTGCTTTAATATCTTCTAAGTTAATACCACCAAAGGTGTCCGCAATATTTTCAACCGTATTGATAAAATCCTCGGTTGTGCGATGTTTAACTTCAATATCAATTGAATCTAGACCAGCAAAACGCTTGAATAAAAGAGCCTTACCTTCCATTACAGGTTTTGACGCTAGTGGCCCTAAGTTTCCTAAACCTAAAATAGCAGTACCATTTGAGATAACAGCAACCATATTGCCTTTTGCGGTGTATTTATAGGCATTATTCGGATCTGCAGCAATTTCACGAACAGGCTCAGCAACACCTGGGCTATAAGCTAATGCAAGATCATTTACGGTTTCTGCAGGTTTAGTAAGTTCAATGCTAATTTTTCCGGGAACGGGTTCAGAATGGTATTGTAGCGCTTTTTCTCTTATGTCAGACATGCGTGCCTTATCCTACGATGTTAAAAGTGAGAGATACTGGTTTAATAGTACGGCATTTAGAGTAAATAGAAGTTAAATGCGGTTATATCTTAACCTAAGACCATAGTTTAATTTACAACCATGAGCTTTGGATATTTTCTGCTAAATCATTACCAGATTGAAGTTAATTCAGATCCGACCAGATTTATCACACGCCCTTTTTTACCCTTACTAAGTACTATTTGACCAACAGATAGTAAAAATAGTGACTATTGAAACCATCTATAATCCAGTATATAGCCATCCACTTAGAATAAAAAGACATAGAAAAAGCATTAAAGATGACAAAAATTCATATTGAAATTAAGATACAAAAAAAAGCACCCGTAGGTGCTTTCTTTAATAAGAACGAAAACGTCTTATTTTTTGCTTGATAGAGCGCCGAAACGCTTGTTGAAGCGATCAACACGACCACCTGTATCAAGCACTTTTTGCTTACCAGTGTAGAACGGGTGACACTCTGAACAAACATCTAAGTGGATGTCTTTACAAAGAGTTGAACGCGTTACAAATTTGTTACCACATGAACAAGTAGCATTGATTGCTTCGTACTTAGGGTGGATACCTTCTTTCATAGTGAACCTCTAATTAGGCCGTATCGCTCTCCAAACCCGAAGTCTGGCACCATACGTTGTTAAACAAAAATATATAGGGCGCGAATTCTAGCCAACAAACTGCGTAATAGCAAGATCTTTAACCACCGTGATTTAAATTAAGTTTAATACTAGCCGCGGATAGCCTGCCGTGATTTAATTTCATAAAATCAGTCGCTAAATAAAAGCTTAATTTCCATGTATCTTGTTGCCGAAGTTGCGTTAAATGTGCCGTTATACCGCAATTTTGATTACTTAATCGAACCCCATATTCAATCAGATATTGCTGTAGGTTGCCGAGTTGCAGTGCAATTTGGTCGCCAGCAACTTATTGGTATCGTAATTAAGCTCAAATCAGACAGCGAATTTATGTCAAAACTAAGGCCTATCTCGAGTTTGATTGATAGCCACCCCATTATCGATGGTCACTTAATCAGCCTTGTTGAGTTTGCCAGTCATTATTATCAAAACCCATTGGGGGAAAGCTATCAAGTTGCGCTGCCAAACCTACTTAATAAAGGTGAGGATCTAGATAAATCTGCAGTTCCCATAATCAAACTAGTTGACCAAAACACTAAGGTAACAGGTAAAAAGCAACGCCAATTAATTGAACACCTTATAGACTCGGGCAGTACTCCTGTCACTGAATTAAGTGCATTAGGTTTTAGCAGCAGCACCGTTAAGTCACTACTAGAAAAATCCATTATTGAAAAAACGATTGAATATAACCGTGATTGGCAATCAAAGCCGTTAGCAAAGGGTGATAAGCCTAAACTCAATCGTGAACAAGCTGTAGCACTTGCAGCTATCAATCAGCAATCCGGTTACACATGCTATTTACTGGAAGGGGTGACTGGTAGCGGTAAAACCGAAGTTTATTTACAGGCACTTGAAAAGCCGCTTCAACAAGGACAACAAGCATTAGTATTAGTGCCCGAAATTGGTCTCACACCGCAGACAGTTAACCGTTTTCGTAGACGTTTTCCGAATGTACCCATCATGTTATGGCATTCCGCAATGACAGACCATGAGCGTCTTTCAACTTGGCGCGCTGCACAAAACCAAAGTGCAGCAATCGTAATAGGTACACGTTCAAGTGTGTTTTTACCCTTTGCTCAATTAGCCATGATCATTGTTGATGAAGAGCATGACTTATCATTCAAACAACAAGACTCACTTCGATACCATGCCCGTGACTTAGCTTGTTTTCGCGCAGCTAAATTAGCTATCCCTCTGATTTTAGGCAGTGCAACTCCCTCACTGGAAAGCGTGCAAAATGCAAAAAACCAAAAATACCAACTACTGACATTAACAGAGCGAGCACAAACCCAAACTGATAATCAATATGTACTGCTTGATATGCGCGGACAACATCAGCAATCAGGCCTGGCACAAGCAACCCTAGAGTACATCAAAAAAGAACTTAAGCGCCGCAAACAGGTGATGGTGTTTTTAAATCGACGGGGATTTTCACCGAGTTTGATTTGTCATGAATGTGGCTGGCTTAGTCAATGTCAACGATGCAGTGCGAATGCCACTTACCACAAACACATTCGTAACTTAATTTGCCACCATTGTGGTTCTCAAGAATATGTACCCACTCAATGTCCTTGTTGTGGCAGCACACAAATTATTCCGGCAGGACAAGGAACAGAACAAGTCGCTGAATTTTTATCAGAAGCCTTTCCAGACACTCCAATTACACGTGTTGATAGAGATTCAACACGCAAAAAAGGCAGTTTAGAAGCCGCATTAAATGAAATAAATAAAGGTGAGCCACGTATTTTAATTGGTACTCAAATGCTCGCCAAGGGCCATCACTTTAGTGAAGTTTCACTGGTCGTAATAATGGATGTGGACAGTGGCCTGTACTCTTATGATTTTAGAGCCACAGAACATTTAGCCCAATTAATTACTCAAGTGTCAGGCCGCGCTGGGCGCAGTGGTGAAGCCGGCACCGTATTATTACAAACACACTTTCCTGAGCATCCACTTTTGCAAGACTTGATCAACAACGGTTATCAAGATTTTGCTCATTACGCATTAACTGAACGTGAAGAAATGCAGCTGCCACCGTTTAATTGTTTAGCCATTATTCGCTGTGAATCGCACAATCCTAACGACATCAATAATTTTTTGTATGACCTTATTCCAGAACAACTGCCATCTGGTATACAATTGCTCGGACCTGTTCCTGCTGCGCTTGAGCGCGTTGCGGGTAAGTACCGTTATCAGCTCCATGTACAAGGTAATGAACGCAAAGAATTGCATCGTTACCTAAATCAATTAGTTAGCTATATAAGCCAAAGTAAGCTAGCAACAAAAGTACGCTGGAGTATTGATATCGATCCTGTATCAATGGCATAAGAAAACAGTAAAAAATGGCCCAAAGAGATTACGTAAATAAAAAGCGTACACAAAAAAAACCAGCGACAAATAAACGCCCTTTTCCTGTTGCAGCGCTTTTAGTTGCAGTCGTGTTAGTTTCGGCTGGTATTTATGGTCTTTATTTCATCACAACAAACAGTGACGTTAAGGCTTCAAAACAAGCATCACAAAAAGCACCGACTTCAGCGCCAAAACCTAAACCCAAAAAACCTGAATTTATTGATGAAATTGAAAATGCCAAAATAGAAGTTGAGGTTGAAGAACAAGAACAAAAAGGCCCGTATTACATGCAATGTGCTTCGCTTCGTAATCGTGATGATGCCGAAGCATTAAAAGCTCAAATTGCCTTTAAAACTGGACTTATTGCCGACGTAGACCGCACAGAAGGCAAAAATGGCGTTTGGTATCGTGTAAGAATTCAGCCATTTGATACAAAACGTTTAGCAGAAAGTGCAAATAATCAGATCAAACGTGCTCGTATGTCACGTTGTCAGATTTACTTAATGCCTAAATAGTATCTCGCTATACTAAACACTTAGCGAAACTTGGTAGCGTAGTTTGCTACCAAGTTTCTAAACCCCCCTTGAAATATTCCCGTTTGTCCACATATCAATAGCAATTCAATTTAACAGATTAAACCTAAGGTTTATTTATGACTACGATAGTTTCTGTGCGCCGTGAAGGCAAAGTAGTGATTGGTGGTGATGGCCAAGTATCACTCGGTAACACAGTAATGAAAGGTAACGCGAAAAAAGTACGTCGTCTTTATAACGGTAAAGTGCTAGCAGGTTTTGCTGGCGGAACAGCCGATGCTTTTACGCTTTTTGAACGTTTTGAATCTAAACTAGAAATGCACCAAGGCCATTTAACCAAAGCTGCTGTTGAGATGGCAAAAGATTGGCGCACAGATCGCGCACTTAGAAAGCTTGAAGCCTTGCTTGCTGTAGCAGATGAAACAGCATCTTTGATAATCACAGGTAATGGCGATGTTGTGCAACCTGAGCATGACTTAATTGCAATTGGTAGTGGTGGTAACTTTGCTCAATCAGCAGCAATTGCACTACTCGAAAATACCGAGTTAAGCGCACGTGAAATTGTAGAAAAAAGCTTGAAAATTGCAGGCGATATTTGCGTATTCACTAACAACTTCCAAACTATTGAAGAGCTGGGGTAATTTGATATGTCTGCGATGACACCTAGAGAAATTGTACACGAATTAGACCAGCACATTATCGGTCAAAATAAAGCAAAAAAAGCAGTCGCGATTGCGCTTCGTAACCGCTGGAGACGCATGCAACTTGATGAAGCACTGCGCAGCGAAGTAACACCAAAAAACATCTTGATGATCGGTCCGACAGGTGTTGGTAAAACAGAAATCGCGCGCCGTTTAGCTAAATTAGCTAATGCACCATTTATAAAGGTTGAAGCTACAAAGTTCACCGAAGTTGGTTATGTTGGTAAAGAAGTTGAAACGATCATTCGAGATCTTGCTGATATATCAGTTAAAATGACCCGTGAACAACAAACCGAGAAGTATAAGTTCAGAGCAGAAGAAGCTGCAGAAGAGCGTATTTTAGACGCATTATTGCCACCAGCAAAAGATGCATGGGGGCAATCACAAGAGTCTGAAAATAACTCTACCCGCCAAGCATTCCGCAAAAAGCTTCGTGAAGGTCAGTTAGACGACAAGGAAATCGAAATTGACATTTCTCAAGCCCCAGTTGGTGTTGAGATTATGGCTCCTCCGGGCATGGAAGAGATGACGAATCAATTACAAAGCATGTTCCAAAACATGGGTAATGATAAAAAGTCTAAACGTAAGCTTAAAATAAAAGATGCATTTAAACTGCTTACGGAAGAGGAAGCGGCTAAATTAGTAAACCCTGAAGAGCTAAAAGAGCAGGCAATTAACGCTGTTGAACAAAACGGCATTGTGTTTATCGATGAAATTGACAAAATCTGTAAACGCGGTGAATCTTCAGGTCCAGACGTAAGTCGTGAAGGCGTTCAGCGTGACTTATTGCCGCTTGTAGAAGGCTCAACGGTAAATACGAAGCACGGTATGGTAAAAACCGATCATATTCTGTTTATTGCATCAGGTGCATTCCAAATGGCAAAACCATCAGACCTCATTCCTGAACTGCAGGGCCGTTTACCAATTCGCGTTGAGCTAGAAGCGCTTACATCATCTGATTTTGAGCGTATTTTGACAGAACCACACGCATCTCTAACGGAACAATACCAAGCTCTAATGGGCACTGAAGGTGTAAATGTTGAATTCCGTGAAGATGCAATCAATAAAATTGCTGAAGCTGCATGGCAAGTTAACGAAAAAACTGAAAACATCGGTGCACGTCGTTTACACACAGTGATGGAAAAGCTTATGGAAGAAATTTCATATGACGCTAGCGAAAAATCAGGTGAAAGCCTAATCGTTGATGCTAACTATGTTGAGCGCTTCTTAGGTGAGCTTGTTAAAGATGAAGATTTAAGTCGTTTTATCTTATAATTAGTACGCTTTTAATAAACACAAAAAGGTGCTTTAAAGCACCTTTTTATTTGGAATTGATATGCTAGTAGCCAAATTACACTATCACCGTATTAGTAAGCAATTAGATGTACATTTTGATAATCAACTTGTTACCACATTTAGTGCTGAATTTTTACGTGTTCACTCCCCTTCAGCGGAAGTTCAAGGGCATGGCAATGCCATTTTAGTGACCAATAAAAAGGAAGTCGCTATTTCAACGATAGAACAAGTTGGCCATTATGCAGCACGTATTATTTTTGATGACGGTCATAATACAGGGTTATACAGTTGGGATTATTTAGCGCATCTCGCTGAACATCAAGACAAATTATGGCAAGATTATCTCGTGACGCTTAAACAAAAAAAAGCCTCTCGCGAGGCTTTGATCCCAATTAAGCTTACACATTAAATTTTTCAATCGCTTTGTGAAGAACTTCAGCTTGGGCTGAAACCTCCTCGCTAGTTTGTGCATTGGTTTGCGCGTGAGTCGCTGCTTGTTCAGCAATATCACGAATCTTAATCACGTTTTTATTAACCTCTGAAGCAACTTGATTTTGTTCATCAATTGCAGTGGCTATTTGTGTACTCATGTCCATGATAGTTTGTACATCTTCGCTAATCGAATAAAGCAAGGTCCCTGCCTGAACCGCTTGCTCAGAGCTCGAGCTCCCTTGCGTTTTACAACGATCCATAACACTCACAACTTCCTGAGTACGTTGTTGTAACGTCGAAATTATGCTTTCAATTTCTTGCGTTGAATCTTGCGTTCGCTGGGCAAGAGAGCGTACTTCGTCAGCAACAACAGCAAAACCACGACCTTGTTCACCAGCACGTGCAGCTTCAATAGCAGCGTTAAGGGCTAGTAAGTTTGTTTGTTCTGCAATGCCTCTGATCACATCAAGTACTGAACCAATAGTAACTGCATCTTGTTCTAATTGTGTTACCACATCAGACGCATGCGTTAATGAGTGCGTCAATTCGGAAATACGTGAAACAGTAGAATCGACCTCTTGTTTACCTTGCATTGCATTTTCGTTTGTCGATTCTGCTTTTTTCGCAGCAGCTTCGGTGTTGTGAGAGATATCTTGAATCGTTGCCTGCATCTCAGTCGCGGCAGTTGCTACCATATCCGCTTCATGCAATTGTTCACGCATACCCTCACTTGTCTCTGCAGTGGTACTCGCAAGGTTTTCTGTCGCTGTATTTAAAATACCTAATGCTTGTTTCACCTCGAAAATTAGGTTTTTAAAATCACCAATAAAAGAGTCAAAATCTGTAGTCATGCGTGCAATTTCATCATCACCAACACTTTTCACACTGCGTGTTAGGTCATTAGAACTGCGAATTTCGTGTATTACTTCACATACTTTGTTAACGGGAACGATAATAGAGCGGCTAGTCATGTAAACCAAGGTCATCACTACAAATGAGGAGATAACAAAAATAACAATTGCCGCCGTTTTTGAAAAATCAGCACTGCTTTCAATAGCAGCTTTTGTCTCAGCGACTAGCCTGTCGACAATAACATCGCTTTTAGCAACACTGGCAGACATTTTACCGAGTGCCCCCGAGTTCAAATCCAACCCTAATTTCTCTTGCGCTGAAACTAACGCAGAAAACTCTCTTTGGTAAATATCGAGCAGCGACAATAGCTCTGATTGATATCCTGTATCTTCATCTGAGCTTTTAATGCTTGCTTTAAATGAATCTATGTTGTCGTTAAAACGGGTTAAATACTTTTTATCCAAACGCAGCATAAAATCTTTTTCGTTACGTCTTAATTGGAGCATATCAGCCAGCAGCTTATAATTACTGCGTTGTTTCAGTAGCGTTTCAACTTGGTGTACTGCAGCTCTTAAATTGCCATAAGCTGCATCCTTTGGGTGTAGGCCTATTTTTCTTTGTAATTCGACAACATTTGCAAAGTCAGCGTTGTATTGATCAATAATCGAATTTAATTCAGATAAGGTATTTGTATCTATATCTAATTCTTTGAGTATCGTATTCAAATTGCTCGATGTTGATTTTAGTTCTTTGAATTCATCATCAAACAAGGTTAAAGAATCTTGGTTTTTGTAGAATAAAAAGTTTTTTTCATGCTTTCGCAAAACCCCCTCATGGATGGCAAGCTCTTCTGTTAATTGCACCGCATTATTTAGTTTAAGCATCACCGATGCTTCATACAGGATGACAAATAGCAGAACCAACATAGCCAAACCAACAAAAAATGCATTTAGCTGTAGCCGCGCCTTAATTGTTAGCCTTTGTAGCAACTCCATATAAACCTCTGTTATGTATAATTTTTAGGAAGCTCAATAAAGTATAGTTGCTATAAAAAATTGTGCTAAAAGTTAGCTAGTTGAAAAATGAGGTAATTGCACATTTTTCCACAAACAGTCCGATAACGATTTTACATCGAAAGCACCACCAGCAAGCCAATCCGCTAAAGGTGTAGGATCACTCGGAAAATTAATCGCATGTTGACCTCGCTGCGATAACCAGTCATCGACTATATCTATATTTAAACAACTCATACTCGTGGCCAACCCAGCCTCAACTAGCGTAAAGGCGTTAGAGGCTTGTTCAAACTGCCCCGCCAGTGGCTTTAACAATAATTTCTTACCGTATCGCAATGCTTCACTTGAAAGCTCAAATCCCGCATTACCGATAGTGCCTGAAGATGAAACAAGGTCATTCAAAAAACCGATTCTGCACGGCGAACGCAAATGAATATGTTGATTGATAGTTTCGTTTTGTAATTGCGGGTGATAACAGTAAAACTCAAATTCAGGGAAATGCTTAAGCATTTGAATAATTTTTTGAGGATTTTCAAAAGGTAAATACACCAAAATTTTGTTTTCAATATAATTGTCTTGTTGCCAACTTTTCACCGGCTCGATAAAAGGCGGAATGATATTTTGATGATAAGGAAACCAATGCACACCTAA
This genomic window contains:
- a CDS encoding malic enzyme-like NAD(P)-binding protein encodes the protein MSDIREKALQYHSEPVPGKISIELTKPAETVNDLALAYSPGVAEPVREIAADPNNAYKYTAKGNMVAVISNGTAILGLGNLGPLASKPVMEGKALLFKRFAGLDSIDIEVKHRTTEDFINTVENIADTFGGINLEDIKAPECFEIEKALIERCSVPVFHDDQHGTAIVTAAGMLNALEIQGKKLKDALIVCLGAGAAAIACMELLIKCGAQREHIYMLDRKGVIHTRRDDLNEYKMLFANNTDKRTLQDVIEEADVFVGVSGPDLLAPEDLKLMADKPVVFACSNPDPEIKPEVANAARNDLIMATGRSDYPNQVNNVLCFPFIFRGALDVRATAINDEMKIAAVNAIRAIAKEPVPEEVLSASGESSLEFGKDYIIPKPMDPRLLPRVARAVAEAAVASGVAQIEMPENYML
- the rpmE gene encoding 50S ribosomal protein L31; translation: MKEGIHPKYEAINATCSCGNKFVTRSTLCKDIHLDVCSECHPFYTGKQKVLDTGGRVDRFNKRFGALSSKK
- the priA gene encoding primosomal protein N'; the protein is MYLVAEVALNVPLYRNFDYLIEPHIQSDIAVGCRVAVQFGRQQLIGIVIKLKSDSEFMSKLRPISSLIDSHPIIDGHLISLVEFASHYYQNPLGESYQVALPNLLNKGEDLDKSAVPIIKLVDQNTKVTGKKQRQLIEHLIDSGSTPVTELSALGFSSSTVKSLLEKSIIEKTIEYNRDWQSKPLAKGDKPKLNREQAVALAAINQQSGYTCYLLEGVTGSGKTEVYLQALEKPLQQGQQALVLVPEIGLTPQTVNRFRRRFPNVPIMLWHSAMTDHERLSTWRAAQNQSAAIVIGTRSSVFLPFAQLAMIIVDEEHDLSFKQQDSLRYHARDLACFRAAKLAIPLILGSATPSLESVQNAKNQKYQLLTLTERAQTQTDNQYVLLDMRGQHQQSGLAQATLEYIKKELKRRKQVMVFLNRRGFSPSLICHECGWLSQCQRCSANATYHKHIRNLICHHCGSQEYVPTQCPCCGSTQIIPAGQGTEQVAEFLSEAFPDTPITRVDRDSTRKKGSLEAALNEINKGEPRILIGTQMLAKGHHFSEVSLVVIMDVDSGLYSYDFRATEHLAQLITQVSGRAGRSGEAGTVLLQTHFPEHPLLQDLINNGYQDFAHYALTEREEMQLPPFNCLAIIRCESHNPNDINNFLYDLIPEQLPSGIQLLGPVPAALERVAGKYRYQLHVQGNERKELHRYLNQLVSYISQSKLATKVRWSIDIDPVSMA
- a CDS encoding SPOR domain-containing protein, with the protein product MAQRDYVNKKRTQKKPATNKRPFPVAALLVAVVLVSAGIYGLYFITTNSDVKASKQASQKAPTSAPKPKPKKPEFIDEIENAKIEVEVEEQEQKGPYYMQCASLRNRDDAEALKAQIAFKTGLIADVDRTEGKNGVWYRVRIQPFDTKRLAESANNQIKRARMSRCQIYLMPK
- the hslV gene encoding ATP-dependent protease subunit HslV, with protein sequence MTTIVSVRREGKVVIGGDGQVSLGNTVMKGNAKKVRRLYNGKVLAGFAGGTADAFTLFERFESKLEMHQGHLTKAAVEMAKDWRTDRALRKLEALLAVADETASLIITGNGDVVQPEHDLIAIGSGGNFAQSAAIALLENTELSAREIVEKSLKIAGDICVFTNNFQTIEELG
- the hslU gene encoding HslU--HslV peptidase ATPase subunit, which codes for MSAMTPREIVHELDQHIIGQNKAKKAVAIALRNRWRRMQLDEALRSEVTPKNILMIGPTGVGKTEIARRLAKLANAPFIKVEATKFTEVGYVGKEVETIIRDLADISVKMTREQQTEKYKFRAEEAAEERILDALLPPAKDAWGQSQESENNSTRQAFRKKLREGQLDDKEIEIDISQAPVGVEIMAPPGMEEMTNQLQSMFQNMGNDKKSKRKLKIKDAFKLLTEEEAAKLVNPEELKEQAINAVEQNGIVFIDEIDKICKRGESSGPDVSREGVQRDLLPLVEGSTVNTKHGMVKTDHILFIASGAFQMAKPSDLIPELQGRLPIRVELEALTSSDFERILTEPHASLTEQYQALMGTEGVNVEFREDAINKIAEAAWQVNEKTENIGARRLHTVMEKLMEEISYDASEKSGESLIVDANYVERFLGELVKDEDLSRFIL
- a CDS encoding gamma-butyrobetaine hydroxylase-like domain-containing protein, coding for MLVAKLHYHRISKQLDVHFDNQLVTTFSAEFLRVHSPSAEVQGHGNAILVTNKKEVAISTIEQVGHYAARIIFDDGHNTGLYSWDYLAHLAEHQDKLWQDYLVTLKQKKASREALIPIKLTH
- a CDS encoding methyl-accepting chemotaxis protein, producing the protein MELLQRLTIKARLQLNAFFVGLAMLVLLFVILYEASVMLKLNNAVQLTEELAIHEGVLRKHEKNFLFYKNQDSLTLFDDEFKELKSTSSNLNTILKELDIDTNTLSELNSIIDQYNADFANVVELQRKIGLHPKDAAYGNLRAAVHQVETLLKQRSNYKLLADMLQLRRNEKDFMLRLDKKYLTRFNDNIDSFKASIKSSDEDTGYQSELLSLLDIYQREFSALVSAQEKLGLDLNSGALGKMSASVAKSDVIVDRLVAETKAAIESSADFSKTAAIVIFVISSFVVMTLVYMTSRSIIVPVNKVCEVIHEIRSSNDLTRSVKSVGDDEIARMTTDFDSFIGDFKNLIFEVKQALGILNTATENLASTTAETSEGMREQLHEADMVATAATEMQATIQDISHNTEAAAKKAESTNENAMQGKQEVDSTVSRISELTHSLTHASDVVTQLEQDAVTIGSVLDVIRGIAEQTNLLALNAAIEAARAGEQGRGFAVVADEVRSLAQRTQDSTQEIESIISTLQQRTQEVVSVMDRCKTQGSSSSEQAVQAGTLLYSISEDVQTIMDMSTQIATAIDEQNQVASEVNKNVIKIRDIAEQAATHAQTNAQTSEEVSAQAEVLHKAIEKFNV
- a CDS encoding MJ1255/VC2487 family glycosyltransferase, encoding MKILYGIQGTGNGHITRARAMAKAFAKTDVNVDYFFSGRPANKYFDMSDFDDYRTREGFTFAIENGCVNKLATLKSIRIGQFIHDVKKLDLSGYDLVINDFEPISAWAAKLAKVPCVGISHQASFLSNKVPSRNANMMTRLGLKLFAPASCYLGVHWFPYHQNIIPPFIEPVKSWQQDNYIENKILVYLPFENPQKIIQMLKHFPEFEFYCYHPQLQNETINQHIHLRSPCRIGFLNDLVSSSGTIGNAGFELSSEALRYGKKLLLKPLAGQFEQASNAFTLVEAGLATSMSCLNIDIVDDWLSQRGQHAINFPSDPTPLADWLAGGAFDVKSLSDCLWKNVQLPHFSTS